In Andreesenia angusta, the following are encoded in one genomic region:
- a CDS encoding NusG domain II-containing protein gives MTNYDRILIAVVVVLSLAGMYLSKNSIESGDSKYVYIEVDGKPYKEIVFDESTEITTVIDSKYGHNELMIKDGKVKMIDADCKDQICVKESAISEVGEINVCLPNRTLVEIKSADLESEIDYISH, from the coding sequence ATGACAAATTACGATAGAATACTGATAGCAGTCGTGGTAGTGCTCAGTTTAGCTGGGATGTATCTAAGCAAGAACAGCATAGAAAGCGGAGACTCTAAATACGTCTATATAGAAGTTGACGGGAAACCGTACAAAGAGATAGTGTTTGATGAAAGCACTGAAATCACCACTGTCATAGACTCAAAATATGGGCATAACGAGCTCATGATAAAAGATGGAAAAGTTAAGATGATAGATGCAGACTGCAAAGACCAAATTTGTGTAAAGGAATCAGCCATAAGCGAAGTAGGGGAGATAAACGTATGTCTACCGAACAGGACTTTAGTTGAGATAAAGAGTGCAGATCTGGAAAGTGAAATAGACTATATAAGCCACTAG
- a CDS encoding Gx transporter family protein — MNRTKKMVALALLTSMGIVLGIIENGIPLPIRVPGAKLGLSNVIQLSAIVAIGHREAIVIAILKSFMIAVGTGNMSGIIYSLPSAIASTAVMICIYQFMGSKFSLVGVSIFGALMHNLVQVGMASILIGNLKVFTYYPVLAIISLFTGYAIGVTASYFEKYVRNVYSRNKI, encoded by the coding sequence ATGAACCGTACAAAGAAAATGGTAGCATTGGCTCTTCTAACTTCGATGGGGATAGTGCTCGGCATAATAGAAAATGGGATACCCCTTCCAATAAGAGTTCCTGGAGCGAAACTAGGGCTTTCTAATGTAATTCAGCTTTCGGCTATAGTGGCCATAGGGCACAGAGAGGCGATTGTGATAGCCATCTTAAAGAGCTTTATGATAGCAGTAGGCACCGGGAATATGTCGGGAATAATCTACAGCCTTCCCTCGGCTATAGCTAGCACTGCAGTTATGATATGCATATATCAATTTATGGGGAGCAAGTTCAGCCTTGTGGGAGTCAGCATATTTGGAGCTCTTATGCACAATTTGGTGCAGGTGGGCATGGCGTCCATTCTGATTGGGAACTTGAAGGTCTTCACATACTATCCGGTACTGGCGATCATAAGCCTGTTCACAGGCTATGCTATAGGCGTTACGGCTTCATACTTCGAGAAGTATGTCAGGAATGTCTACAGCAGGAATAAAATATAG
- a CDS encoding Maf family protein produces the protein MVCLKRLILASASPRRVEIMSRFNLDFDVVPSGISESFENSESPMASAMAIALEKALDIAEREADSLVIGADTVVYCDGMLGKPSDREEAFKMLQLLSGREHIVVTGVAMVWGEKGQKLVDYDVTKVKFKELSKEKIDKYLDSGEYLDKAGSYAVQGIGEILVDWISGSHSNVVGLPVALLEKMLRCFEVELL, from the coding sequence GTGGTTTGTTTGAAGAGATTGATCTTGGCTTCGGCGTCGCCTAGAAGAGTTGAAATAATGAGCAGGTTCAATTTGGATTTTGATGTAGTTCCAAGCGGGATTTCGGAGAGTTTCGAAAATTCTGAGAGTCCTATGGCTTCAGCGATGGCCATTGCGCTAGAGAAAGCTTTGGACATAGCTGAAAGAGAAGCCGATAGCTTGGTGATAGGAGCGGACACTGTGGTGTACTGCGATGGAATGCTGGGCAAGCCCAGTGACAGAGAGGAAGCCTTCAAGATGCTTCAGCTGCTAAGCGGTAGAGAGCATATTGTGGTGACAGGAGTGGCCATGGTCTGGGGCGAGAAAGGTCAAAAGCTTGTAGACTATGACGTGACAAAAGTCAAGTTCAAGGAACTGAGCAAAGAGAAGATAGACAAATACTTAGACAGCGGTGAGTACTTGGACAAAGCAGGCTCATACGCTGTGCAGGGAATAGGCGAAATACTTGTGGACTGGATATCAGGATCGCACTCTAATGTGGTGGGACTTCCAGTGGCTTTGCTTGAAAAAATGCTTAGGTGTTTTGAAGTAGAACTACTATAG
- the radC gene encoding RadC family protein has protein sequence MDRGIRYTIKSMPEDERPREKLIKHGAGSLSNVELLAIILKTGSRHASALEISRELLSSYSSGINALVDISVEELSKIKGIGPSKASGVLAAVELGKRVLISEEIRHKINSPTDVSNYLMRYMGDLKKEHFNIVMLDNKNQIIEVHNVSVGSLNSAIVHPREVFKNAVRRSSASIILAHNHPSGSTNPSKEDISITKRLVECGELMGIKVLDHIIVGKNEYFSFKEQRII, from the coding sequence TTGGATAGAGGAATCAGGTATACCATAAAGTCAATGCCTGAGGATGAAAGACCTAGAGAGAAGCTCATAAAGCATGGAGCAGGGTCGCTTTCAAATGTCGAATTGCTGGCCATAATTTTAAAGACAGGGTCTAGACATGCTTCTGCTCTGGAGATCTCAAGGGAGCTGCTTTCAAGCTACAGCAGCGGTATAAACGCCCTAGTCGACATATCTGTAGAAGAACTTAGCAAGATAAAAGGGATAGGACCCAGCAAAGCATCTGGAGTATTGGCGGCTGTAGAGCTTGGTAAAAGGGTGCTTATTTCAGAGGAAATCAGGCACAAGATAAATTCTCCTACAGATGTCTCGAACTACCTTATGAGATATATGGGTGATCTGAAAAAGGAGCATTTCAACATAGTGATGCTGGACAACAAGAATCAGATAATAGAGGTTCACAACGTCTCGGTAGGAAGCTTGAATTCAGCCATTGTTCACCCAAGAGAGGTTTTCAAGAATGCTGTTAGAAGAAGCAGCGCATCTATAATACTTGCACACAATCACCCTAGCGGGAGCACAAACCCCAGCAAAGAGGATATATCCATTACAAAGAGGCTGGTGGAGTGCGGAGAACTTATGGGGATAAAAGTGCTAGACCATATAATAGTGGGGAAAAATGAGTATTTCAGCTTTAAGGAGCAACGTATAATTTAA